The Hymenobacter sp. 5317J-9 genome has a window encoding:
- the gcvT gene encoding glycine cleavage system aminomethyltransferase GcvT: MTVSLKTVTLNDTHRALGAKMVPFAGYDMPVRYSSDLDEHHTVRRAVGIFDVSHMGEFRLRGPEALDLIQRVTSNDASKLADGKAQYSCLPNHDGGIVDDLLVYKLADNDYLLVVNASNIEKDWNWIQHHNTKGVEMEDISDRTSLFAVQGPKAIAALQSLTDVDLSSIPYYSFVQGTFAGAPDVIISATGYTGAGGFELYIPNEYAAQVWDRIMTAGQPYGLKPIGLGARDTLRLEMGFALYGNDIDDTTSPLEAGLGWITKFTKDFTNSENLKKQKEAGVTKKLVGFIMDGPGIPRGHYELVDGNGQKIGDVTSGTQSPSLSKGIGMGYVKTEFAAPGTQIFVQIRGKNLPATVSKLPLTKGTEE, translated from the coding sequence GGTGCCTTTTGCCGGCTACGACATGCCGGTGCGCTATTCCTCCGACCTCGACGAGCACCACACGGTGCGCCGCGCGGTGGGCATCTTCGACGTGTCGCACATGGGCGAGTTCCGGCTGCGCGGCCCCGAGGCCCTCGACCTCATTCAGCGCGTGACCAGCAACGACGCCAGCAAGCTCGCCGATGGCAAGGCCCAGTATTCGTGCCTGCCCAACCACGACGGCGGCATTGTGGACGACCTGCTGGTGTACAAGCTGGCCGACAACGACTACCTGCTGGTAGTCAACGCCTCCAACATCGAAAAGGACTGGAACTGGATTCAGCACCACAACACCAAGGGCGTGGAAATGGAAGACATTTCCGACCGCACCAGCCTGTTTGCCGTGCAGGGCCCCAAGGCCATTGCCGCCCTGCAGTCGCTCACCGACGTGGACCTGAGCAGCATTCCGTACTATTCTTTCGTGCAGGGCACCTTCGCCGGCGCCCCCGATGTCATCATTTCGGCCACCGGCTACACCGGGGCGGGCGGCTTCGAACTCTACATTCCCAATGAGTACGCCGCGCAGGTCTGGGACCGAATCATGACCGCCGGCCAGCCCTACGGCCTCAAGCCCATTGGCCTGGGTGCCCGCGACACGTTACGCCTGGAAATGGGTTTTGCCCTCTACGGCAATGACATCGACGACACGACTTCGCCCCTGGAAGCCGGCTTGGGCTGGATTACCAAATTCACCAAGGACTTCACTAACTCCGAAAACCTGAAGAAGCAGAAAGAGGCCGGCGTGACCAAAAAGCTGGTGGGCTTCATCATGGACGGTCCCGGCATTCCGCGCGGCCACTATGAATTGGTAGACGGCAATGGCCAGAAAATCGGCGACGTCACCAGCGGCACGCAGTCGCCCTCGCTCAGCAAAGGCATTGGCATGGGCTACGTGAAGACGGAATTTGCCGCGCCCGGCACCCAAATCTTCGTGCAGATTCGCGGCAAAAACCTACCTGCCACCGTCAGCAAGCTGCCGCTGACCAAGGGAACGGAGGAATAG
- a CDS encoding 2-phosphosulfolactate phosphatase → MPKVDICFSPELLHLYDLRGRVAVIVDILRASSTIVTALGEGVTHVFPVASLDECTAYGQQHGCLTAAERDGLPAPGFDLGNSPFGFLDEARPVRGRALTISTTNGTAALRRSLAAEAVVVGAFLNLEAVAAFARAQGRDVLVVCAGWKGQFCLEDTVFGGALAERLAPDFDVRSSDATLAALHLWQQGKGDLSAYLLQSAHVRRLNSLEASKDFAFCLRVDAYADVLPIWRDDRLVNNG, encoded by the coding sequence GTGCCTAAAGTAGATATCTGCTTCTCGCCCGAGTTGCTGCATTTATATGATTTGCGCGGCCGGGTGGCCGTTATTGTGGACATTCTGCGGGCGTCGAGCACCATCGTGACGGCGCTGGGGGAAGGCGTGACGCACGTTTTTCCGGTGGCCTCGCTCGATGAGTGCACCGCCTACGGCCAGCAGCACGGCTGCCTCACCGCCGCTGAGCGCGACGGCCTGCCCGCGCCCGGCTTCGACCTCGGCAACTCGCCCTTCGGCTTTCTGGATGAGGCGCGGCCGGTGCGCGGCCGTGCCCTCACCATCAGCACCACCAATGGCACGGCGGCGCTGCGCCGCTCCCTGGCTGCCGAGGCCGTGGTGGTGGGCGCGTTTCTCAACTTGGAAGCAGTTGCTGCCTTCGCCCGTGCCCAGGGCCGCGACGTGCTGGTGGTTTGCGCCGGCTGGAAAGGCCAGTTCTGCCTCGAAGACACCGTTTTTGGAGGTGCCCTGGCCGAGCGACTGGCGCCGGACTTCGACGTGCGTAGCTCCGATGCGACGTTGGCCGCGCTGCACCTGTGGCAACAGGGCAAGGGCGACTTATCGGCCTATTTGCTGCAATCGGCCCACGTGCGCCGGCTCAATTCGCTGGAAGCCAGCAAAGATTTTGCCTTCTGCCTGCGGGTGGATGCGTATGCCGACGTGCTGCCCATCTGGCGCGATGACCGGCTGGTTAACAATGGGTAG
- a CDS encoding nucleotide pyrophosphohydrolase codes for MTIEEAQQTVDSWIKTTGVRYFSELTNMAILTEEVGEVARLISRQYGEQSFKESDKGKDLGDELADVLFVVICLANQTGINLTEAMARNLDKKTQRDSQRHKNNEKLQ; via the coding sequence ATGACCATCGAAGAAGCCCAGCAAACCGTCGACAGCTGGATAAAAACCACGGGCGTCCGCTATTTCAGTGAGCTCACCAACATGGCCATCCTCACCGAAGAAGTGGGCGAAGTGGCCCGGCTCATCTCCCGCCAATACGGCGAGCAGTCCTTCAAGGAGTCTGACAAAGGCAAGGACCTTGGCGATGAGCTGGCCGATGTGCTGTTCGTCGTCATCTGCCTGGCCAACCAGACGGGCATCAACCTCACCGAAGCCATGGCCCGCAACCTGGACAAGAAGACCCAGCGCGACAGCCAGCGCCACAAAAACAACGAGAAGCTACAGTAG
- the dtd gene encoding D-aminoacyl-tRNA deacylase translates to MRLVIQRVSEASVTVDGQITGQIGPGLLALAGFAPTDNTASLTWMCRKLVQLRIFNDENGQMNRSVQDIGGQILVVSQFTLLADARKGNRPSYIGAAPPPIAEPLYQQFVAMVAAELGQPVPTGVFGADMKVSLLNDGPVTIVLDSPA, encoded by the coding sequence ATGCGTCTCGTCATTCAGCGTGTTTCCGAAGCCAGCGTCACCGTCGACGGCCAGATAACGGGCCAGATTGGTCCCGGCCTGTTGGCACTGGCCGGCTTTGCCCCCACCGACAACACCGCCTCGCTCACCTGGATGTGCCGCAAGCTGGTGCAGCTGCGCATTTTCAACGACGAAAACGGGCAGATGAACCGCAGCGTGCAGGACATCGGCGGCCAGATTCTGGTGGTGAGCCAGTTTACGCTGCTGGCCGATGCACGCAAGGGCAACCGTCCCAGCTACATCGGGGCTGCGCCGCCGCCCATTGCCGAGCCGCTGTACCAGCAGTTTGTGGCGATGGTGGCGGCCGAATTGGGCCAGCCCGTGCCCACCGGCGTCTTCGGAGCCGACATGAAAGTGAGCCTGCTCAACGATGGCCCCGTGACCATTGTGCTCGACTCGCCCGCCTAG
- a CDS encoding response regulator transcription factor — protein MTALLIEPDEGPRQALRAFLHQAQYHFDVATTFAEGAARLAGQPYDFVLLAQALPDGDGLNLLPVALRHEHHFTSCILFTATDAVEERLRGFALGADECLPKPISVAELERRMRVIVRQRVGLQRPAIHFGSGFVLDLAARRLCHNSQPVHLSRKQFDVLHLLLLRRGQAVTRQELGAHIGRHPHNHQENSNYIDVHIMNVRRALAPYAPADFLETVNGVGYRAA, from the coding sequence ATGACCGCCCTCCTGATAGAACCCGATGAAGGGCCGCGCCAGGCATTGCGCGCCTTCCTGCACCAGGCCCAGTACCACTTCGACGTAGCCACGACCTTCGCGGAAGGGGCCGCCCGGCTCGCCGGCCAGCCCTACGATTTCGTGCTGCTGGCCCAGGCCCTGCCCGACGGCGACGGCCTGAACCTGCTGCCCGTGGCCTTGCGCCACGAACACCATTTCACTTCCTGCATCCTGTTCACGGCCACCGACGCGGTGGAGGAACGTCTGCGCGGCTTCGCCCTCGGCGCCGACGAATGCCTGCCCAAGCCCATTTCGGTGGCGGAGCTGGAGCGGCGCATGCGCGTTATCGTGCGGCAACGGGTGGGGCTGCAGCGGCCCGCCATCCACTTCGGGTCCGGCTTTGTGCTCGATTTGGCAGCCCGGCGGCTGTGCCACAACTCGCAGCCGGTGCACCTGAGCCGCAAGCAGTTTGACGTGCTGCACCTGCTGCTGCTGCGGCGCGGGCAGGCCGTGACGCGGCAGGAGTTGGGCGCGCACATCGGCCGCCATCCGCACAACCACCAGGAGAACTCCAACTACATCGACGTGCACATCATGAACGTGCGCCGGGCCTTGGCGCCCTACGCGCCGGCCGATTTCCTCGAAACCGTGAACGGCGTCGGCTACCGGGCGGCGTAG
- a CDS encoding efflux RND transporter periplasmic adaptor subunit — protein MEKLNLLPSQSAARKLHPAPQAAWRGAVLGALALALGACSADVQAPEPAPPGQLVSNTSSAAYPEAAPISELVLSGEIAADANRLARVFPRVGGEVLRVGADLGDEVRQGQVLAVLKSPEIAALQHQRKATAADYEVAAKKATELEHLEQAGLASGHEVYTARQEARRAAGHAATSQRQLGVYGVAPGETYTLRAPLAGYVLEKKLSPGMRFNATDLQVAFVVANLDQVWVMANVFEADLSRVRPGQAVEITTLSYPDAPLRGRIDHVSALLDPESKVMKVRCVLPNPGHRLKPGMHARVRVLADAPTSAASLATAESETTTSTHAKP, from the coding sequence CGCAAGCTGCACCCTGCCCCGCAAGCCGCTTGGCGCGGGGCCGTGTTGGGCGCCCTGGCGCTGGCCCTGGGGGCCTGCTCCGCCGACGTGCAAGCGCCCGAGCCAGCCCCGCCGGGCCAACTCGTATCCAATACTTCCTCAGCCGCATACCCCGAGGCTGCGCCCATCTCTGAGCTGGTGCTCAGCGGCGAAATAGCCGCCGATGCCAACCGCCTGGCCCGCGTGTTTCCGCGGGTGGGCGGCGAAGTGCTGCGCGTGGGCGCTGACCTGGGCGACGAGGTGCGCCAGGGCCAGGTGCTGGCCGTGCTGAAAAGCCCCGAAATAGCCGCGCTGCAACACCAGCGCAAGGCCACCGCGGCCGACTATGAGGTAGCTGCCAAAAAAGCCACTGAGCTGGAGCATCTAGAACAAGCCGGCCTGGCTTCCGGGCACGAGGTATACACGGCCCGCCAGGAGGCCCGGCGCGCCGCCGGCCACGCCGCCACCAGCCAGCGCCAGCTGGGCGTGTACGGCGTGGCTCCCGGCGAAACCTACACCCTGCGCGCCCCGCTGGCCGGCTACGTGCTGGAAAAAAAGCTGAGCCCGGGCATGCGCTTCAACGCCACCGACCTGCAAGTGGCATTTGTAGTGGCCAACCTCGACCAGGTGTGGGTGATGGCCAACGTGTTCGAGGCTGACCTGAGCCGGGTGCGCCCGGGCCAGGCGGTGGAAATCACCACCCTGAGCTACCCCGACGCCCCACTGCGCGGCCGCATCGACCATGTTTCGGCCCTGCTCGACCCCGAAAGCAAGGTGATGAAGGTGCGCTGCGTGCTGCCCAACCCGGGCCACCGGCTGAAGCCCGGCATGCACGCCCGGGTGCGCGTGCTGGCCGATGCGCCGACTTCCGCGGCCAGCTTGGCCACCGCCGAATCCGAAACCACCACTTCTACCCACGCCAAGCCCTAG